The segment taaatatataaatacaaatttaataaaaaatatatttacaatatttttttgtaaatgtagATTGTTCGTTGGACTTggatttaacacaaaaaattataatataaaaattaaatttgctaGGTCATCTtgaaataacattaaatttaagagaaaaaaaaaaaaaaactcctcagtatcattttaaaataaaattaacaaatttcacATCAAGTTAGATAATTTCATTCAttgatgtatattattattttttgtttctctattttgatttaaaatgtgtatatttttatttgtaatattgtttatttaaacgataggaaaaaaaataaataaataaataaaccctGATGACGAGTCAACACGCATCCCTATTTGAGACTCAAACTTTGTAGATTATTTTTCTCCATTGATACCAGTCGCATTGGGGAGCTCCTCAGTGTTGGTTGTCAAAACAATATCATATGCCATCATTCACAAGTACatgaatgaattattatttaataatatcatatacTCAAACACGTGAAATACAATagttataaatatcataaattaatacaaaaaaaattagaaaatttatatttaaatagaaaaaaaaaaaaagtaattaaatataaaataaaagtgataaaaagtattaattgttgatcaataataagattatttaaattataaactataagttgtaattaaaaaaataaattttcaagtttaaaaataatattaaatagtgAATATCTTGATAATGCAATTTAtgagatttttatttgtaataacaatgatttacgtgagttttataaataatattaatgcagGAAAAACTCGATATTGTTCAACTAATTTAGGCAATGCATTGTCACTTGTTTGTATGGGTAGAGGATACAATGAACCATCTGACAAAAGTTACTATGAATATAATGAAAGTTACAGTATTGGTGCTGCGGATGAATGCTGCAGAGATGGATGTTCATATGatgatcttgaaaaatattgtaaaccaCTTGACAgttcatcaaaatataattttcgaTTAGCCATGTAAgtgtaataatataaaagctagttaaaaattttaatattatttttctttcatatttaaaataaaaaaatttattaaatttttttttaattttcaaatttaattatcatttttttagttaattcgtatttatataaattaaatttattaattttacaagtattttataatcTAGAAATATTTACGTAATATTTCCAGCCCCCTAACAGggcatttcaaaaaaaattttgttgtttttttaataactgatAGCAATGAGGAAAGTTTTctaaacattaattttatcactttgtaaatcatgtaaatattttgaatattattattctgatatgattataattgttttCTGTTATAggatggaaaaattaaaacaagtgAGTCACGATAAAAATGTGAACAAGccagataaattattaaaaagtaagCCATTACAATAtcgaattaataataataacaatagtgACTTTGATACTGcttttaaatatcatcaaagatatcatattgataaaaaattaataattaaaaatggatattttattgaagatACATCGAGAAACGAGTCTCGACATAAACTTCGTCGTCGTGTCGAGGTgcttctattaaaaaatataattcatcacaatattattttaaattataattaaattgattattattttgttgaccTTCATTACTCAATAACAATGTTTgacatttttaacaattattttcatttactgcaatttattttatttttactattttatttatctatatttttttttaatcgataaAGGTCAATGATCTTCAACTGGCATGCaacatttacatttaatatatatatttttaccctATTTGTTTGTCAAATTGTCACGcaataatattaccaattacactgcaaaatataatttttaatatattatttaattgtgtaaGTAAACTATAaagatgataattaatttttttatttttactcactCTTATTAGATATTACTTCGAGCATTGATGGACAGAAGAACTTTTGATGTTGGTACAATTCCACCTGAACCAAATGAATCACTTGTGGTATTTCCAtcttggatttatttaaattttttacgaaCAAAAAATAGATTCTTCAATTTCAATAGTTCAAAAATTCAGCAGACACCAAAAAAAACCTCAAGATAATTTTAcctaaaattgtaaaaaagaaaaacaataatattttttaatatgtattacatttatcatcatcatttaatttcataattttttatactttgtattattttttaaaatttaataagaaagtttaattttttttttttttttttaacacgcATATATCACATTTATTCAGACTGATTTCATTAGTATTatgtaaacaattattatatttataaaaaaaaagttaacaacagataaataaatttaataacaacataaatatttttttatgttttttttcttatttaatcaattaattaagaggtaaattgtttttgaattaataattattttgattgacaTAATATAATGgatcataattaatttaaaaactattattattatttgatgattaataaataatatcgaaaaaatattaataaagataccacaaagtttaaataaattgattgatggtttttaataatatttcaaatttttataatgacttTTTCCAcggatgaagaaaaaataatgattaattaataattctaatGAAGTACAATATTTTCTAAGAAAACTCGTACTTATATTTATGAttgttgacataaaaaatactattttctatttatttattttttttgaaa is part of the Aphidius gifuensis isolate YNYX2018 linkage group LG1, ASM1490517v1, whole genome shotgun sequence genome and harbors:
- the LOC122847930 gene encoding insulin-like growth factor I, translated to MQFMRFLFVITMIYVSFINNINAGKTRYCSTNLGNALSLVCMGRGYNEPSDKSYYEYNESYSIGAADECCRDGCSYDDLEKYCKPLDSSSKYNFRLAMMEKLKQVSHDKNVNKPDKLLKIST